Proteins encoded within one genomic window of Brassica rapa cultivar Chiifu-401-42 chromosome A09, CAAS_Brap_v3.01, whole genome shotgun sequence:
- the LOC103838077 gene encoding uncharacterized protein LOC103838077 → MAETESPELNCVYVDTNLGTHLLILVDNHETVSDFKEKLCKEHHQCFPKFGEISVYAVKVERQNTRGLLFDYHLPDSMYLSMAFEGVSHNCWFVSVEAAVSVVDKAELMDADDKCSDLEKNKEIAADSLALDGYNKNQSLEQDLGAEKTTKKRKHGGKIGKKPSADPNDEKNKATASDSLLFEGYTKNQTPGEDLETPVVEKTRKKRKLNTLDGESSLKKPVVDVSQSPAAARTDVDGSHELCGNVASESSPREKLDDILTEATGKEIEMGEKSVEDLEGDKTENNDLVSHPENILDTTSGLTARPDTEKKKKRKKRSEDDINQSSAAATVSEINELPANVDHVDATPESLLISRGNPLAEASQLENDMAENSVDDVAKDKTETDNLESHTAIHLDSNNFEKETEKISNDDINQSSSAAVAAATIITSGDVVNQINEVHANVDLVDATPESLPISRGENLDIHFAEASQKENEMVEKSVEDVGRDNTETDNIASRLENLLETNSGLTPRPDTEKKKKRKKRSKDDINQSSAAIITSMDIVNEINGVPANVDPVDATPASLPMTGGTFAESSQKGDEMVKKTDDDVGSGKAIPSAAENIQTENVEMDDADDAKSVKTTKKKKSKRTKTPAKEDTMFASGAQNVESIEAVDGEGTDNVIRNVLDSLQENDETAENVDTTVKKSSKKSKKKNSSKVVESQVLPVEINNAALEETPLINNPKDTDALFTPVEKDAESDASLLKKSSEIAEDNSLSKKSPIGKVDMGDNFGCSPNKEKQDQVAGGAKSKKEKKKKGLDLHPSGSIAGSLNSVRPKEKKSRGQQPASSGASHLQSRVKSVRSGSVKATVSSKKQEVKKSSKPVVAVDKRKTNFFENAEKCNSSEDEYKKTSDVSSKTPSDYSSDNDSDVTSMSRKQQGNNLAGGANKFEGSLQDLLRRSSSYKKALIRAQSQPDIDDDSPVDCVPDSQGL, encoded by the exons ATGGCGGAAACTGAATCGCCGGAGCTCAACTGCGTGTATGTAGATACGAACTTAGGCACTCATCTCTTGATTCTCGTTGACAACCATGAAACCGTCTCCGATTTCAAAG AGAAACTTTGCAAGGAGCATCATCAGTGTTTCCCAAAATTTGGAGAAATCAGTGTCTATGCGGTTAAG GTTGAACGTCAGAATACAAGGGGTCTCCTTTTCGATTATCACTTGCCAGATTCTATGTATCTGAGTATGGCTTTCGAGGGTGTCAGTCATAACTGCTGGTTTGTGTCTGTCGAGGCCGCCGTGAGTGTGGTTGACAAGGCTGAGCTAATGGATGCTGATGACAAGTGTTCAGACCTTGAGAAGAACAAGGAGATTGCGGCTGATTCTTTAGCTTTAGATGGATATAACAAGAATCAGAGTCTTGAACAAGATTTGGGAGCTGAGAAGACAACAAAGAAGAGGAAGCATGGTGGAAAAATTGGGAAGAAACCTTCAGCTGATCCCAATGATGAGAAAAATAAGGCGACTGCAAGCGATTCTCTGCTTTTTGAAGGGTATACAAAGAACCAGACTCCTGGAGAAGATTTGGAAACTCCAGTAGTTGAGAAGACGAGAAAGAAGAGGAAGCTGAACACTTTGGATGGAGAATCAAGTCTGAAGAAACCTGTGGTTGATGTCAGTCAATCTCCTGCTGCTGCTAGGACTGATGTTGATGGGAGTCATGAGTTATGTGGAAATGTTGCTTCTGAATCTTCACCCAGAGAAAAACTGGATGATATTCTTACGGAAGCAACAGGAAAAG AGATTGAGATGGGGGAGAAATCTGTGGAAGATTTGGAAGGAGATAAAACGGAGAACAATGATCTGGTGAGCCACCCGGAAAACATTTTGGACACTACCAGTGGGTTGACAGCCAGGCCAGAtacagagaaaaagaaaaagcgAAAGAAGAGATCAGAAGATGACATCAATCAATCCTCTGCTGCTGCTACTGTGAGCGAGATAAACGAACTTCCTGCAAATGTAGATCATGTCGATGCAACTCCTGAATCTCTTCTGATCTCAAGAGGCAATCCTCTTGcagaagcaagtcagctag AAAATGATATGGCTGAGAATTCTGTTGACGATGTAGCAAAAGATAAAACTGAAACCGACAATCTAGAGAGTCACACGGCAATTCATCTGGACTCTAACAATTTCGAGAAAGAGACAGAGAAAATCTCAAACGATGACATCAATCAGTCTTCCTCTGCTGCTGTTGCTGCTGCTACTATTATAACTTCAGGAGATGTTGTGAATCAGATAAATGAAGTCCATGCAAATGTAGATCTTGTTGATGCTACTCCTGAATCTCTTCCAATTTCAAGAGGAGAAAATCTTGATATTCATTTTGCAGAAGCAAGTCAGAAAG AAAATGAGATGGTTGAGAAATCGGTTGAAGATGTGGGAAGAGATAATACTGAAACTGACAATATAGCGAGCCGCCTAGAAAATCTTTTGGAGACTAACAGTGGGTTGACACCCAGACCTGAtacagagaagaaaaaaaagcgAAAGAAGAGGTCAAAGGATGACATCAATCAATCTTCTGCTGCTATTATAACTTCAATGGATATTGTGAATGAGATAAATGGAGTTCCTGCTAATGTAGATCCTGTCGACGCTACTCCTGCATCTCTTCCTATGACAGGAGGCACCTTTGCAGAGTCAAGTCAGAAAG GAGATGAGATGGTTAAGAAGACTGATGACGATGTTGGAAGTGGAAAAGCTATACCAAGTGCTGCAGAGAATATCCAGACCGAAAACGTTGAAATGGATGATGCGGACGATGCTAAATCTGTGAAGACTACCAAGAAGAAAAAGTCAAAAAGAACCAAGACCCCAGCTAAAGAAGATACAATGTTTGCTTCTGGTGCACAGAATGTTGAATCTATCGAAGCCGTAGATGGAGAAGGGACTGATAATGTTATCAGAAATGTATTAGATTCTTTGCAGGAAAATGATGAAACTGCGGAAAATGTGGACACAACTGTGAAGAAATCAAGCAAGAAATCGAAGAAGAAAAACTCTTCAAAAGTTGTAGAGTCCCAAGTATTGCCAGTTGAGATAAACAATGCTGCCCTCGAGGAGACTCCTCTCATCAACAACCCTAAAGACACTGATGCATTATTCACGCCAGTTGAGAAAGATGCCGAGAGTGATGCTTCACTTTTGAAAAAAAGTTCTGAGATTGCTGAGGATAATAGCCTTTCCAAGAAAAGTCCAATAGGGAAGGTTGATATGGGAGATAATTTTGGTTGCAGCCCAAATAAAGAGAAGCAAGATCAAGTGGCTGGTGGAGCTAAATctaaaaaggagaagaagaagaaggggcTTGATCTTCATCCAAGCGGTTCCATTGCGGGGTCATTGAACTCAGTGAGACCGAAAGAGAAAAAATCTAGAGGTCAACAACCAGCTAGTTCGGGGGCTAGTCATTTGCAGTCAAGGGTTAAGAGTGTACGCAGTGGATCAGTGAAAGCTACTGTCAGCAGCAAGAAACAAGAGGTGAAGAAAAGCTCTAAACCGGTGGTGGCAGTGGACAAGAGGAAGACAAATTTCTTTGAGAATGCTGAGAAGTGTAATTCGTCAGAGGATGAATATAAAAAGACTTCTGATGTCTCCAGCAAAACACCATCAGATTATTCATCAGACAATGATAGTGATGTGACTTCTATGTCTAGGAAGCAGCAAG GAAACAATCTGGCTGGAGGAGCAAATAA GTTTGAAGGGAGCCTACAAGATTTGCTGAGAAGATCAAGCAGTTACAAGAAGGCTTTAATTAGAGCTCAGTCACAACCCGATATAGATGATGACTCTCCGGTTGATTGCGTCCCGGATAGCCAAGGCCTCTAA
- the LOC103838075 gene encoding probable N-acetyl-gamma-glutamyl-phosphate reductase, chloroplastic isoform X1, whose amino-acid sequence MQFWKSISSSYSNLVLTFDCCRNQSRMSSLSTLSSVCLEQGCWFKGERKIRVVADKRVKRPSSMSFRVSGNSAEKDIRIGLLGASGYTGAEIVRLLANHPHFGVTLMTADRKAGQSMDSVFPHLRAQKLPRLISVKDADFSTVDAVFCCLPHGTTQEIIKGLPTALKIVDLSADFRLRDISEYEEWYGQPHKAVELQKEVVYGLTELLRDDIRKARLVANPGCYPTSVQLPLVPLLKANLIKHENIIIDAKSGVSGAGRGAKEANLYSEIAEGISSYGVTRHRHVPEIEQGLSDVTQSKVTVSFTPHLMPMIRGMQSTIYVEMAPGVRTEDLHQQLKSSYEDEEFVKVLEEGVVPRTHNVRGSNYCFMNVFPDRIPGRAIIISVIDNLVKGASGQALQNLNIMLGLPETTGLLHQPLFP is encoded by the exons ATGCAATTTTGGAAATCaatctcttcttcttattcaAATCTAGTCTTGACTTTTGATTGTTGCAGAAACCAATCGAGAATGAGTAGCTTGTCGACATTGAGTTCAGTTTGCTTGGAACAAGGATGCTGGTTCAAG GGTGAAAGGAAGATACGGGTGGTAGCGGATAAGCGAGTGAAGAGGCCATCTTCGATGAGCTTCAGAGTTTCAGGGAATAGCGCTGAAAAGGATATTCGTATTGGTCTTCTTGGTGCAAGTGGCTACACTGGTGCTGAG ATCGTTAGGCTTCTTGCAAACCATCCGCATTTTGGTGTCACTCTGATGACTGCAGATAGAAAAGCTGGGCAGTCTATGGATAGCGTTTTCCCTCACCTCAGAGCTCAA AAACTACCTAGATTGATCTCAGTAAAGGATGCAGATTTCTCTACTGTCGATGCTGTCTTCTGCTGCTTACCTCACGGAACAACTCAg GAAATCATCAAGGGACTTCCCACCGCTTTAAAAATTGTTGATCTTTCAGCG GACTTCCGGTTGCGTGATATCTCTGAATATGAAGAATGGTATGGTCAGCCACACAAGGCAGTAGAGTTACAG AAAGAAGTTGTCTATGGCTTAACAGAGTTACTAAGGGATGACATCAGAAAGGCTCGCCTTGTGGCTAACCCAGGCTGTTACCCAACTTCGGTTCAGCTTCCTCTTGTTCCTCTACTAAAG GCAAATCTCATCAAACATGAAAACATAATCATCGATGCAAAATCTGGTGTTAGTGGAGCAG GACGTGGTGCTAAGGAGGCGAATCTTTACTCTGAGATAGCCGAAGGCATCTCTTCTTATGGTGTCACAAGGCATCGCCATG TTCCTGAAATTGAACAAGGGTTGTCTGATGTTACACAATCTAAAGTAACAGTCAGTTTCACGCCGCATCTCATGCCTATG ATCCGCGGAATGCAATCGACTATATATGTGGAAATGGCTCCTGGAGTTAGAACTGAAGACTTACACCAGCAGTTAAAATCGTCTTATGAG GATGAAGAATTTGTCAAAGTGTTGGAAGAAGGAGTTGTTCCTCGGACACACAATGTTAGAGGatcaaactattgtttcatgaATGTGTTCCCTGATCGTATACCTGGACGAGCTATCATAATCTCAGTG ATTGACAATCTTGTGAAAGGAGCTTCAGGGCAAGCGTTGCAGAATCTTAACATAATGTTGGGATTACCCGAAACAACGGGACTCCTACACCAGCCTCTTTTCCCATAA
- the LOC103838075 gene encoding probable N-acetyl-gamma-glutamyl-phosphate reductase, chloroplastic isoform X2 gives MSSLSTLSSVCLEQGCWFKGERKIRVVADKRVKRPSSMSFRVSGNSAEKDIRIGLLGASGYTGAEIVRLLANHPHFGVTLMTADRKAGQSMDSVFPHLRAQKLPRLISVKDADFSTVDAVFCCLPHGTTQEIIKGLPTALKIVDLSADFRLRDISEYEEWYGQPHKAVELQKEVVYGLTELLRDDIRKARLVANPGCYPTSVQLPLVPLLKANLIKHENIIIDAKSGVSGAGRGAKEANLYSEIAEGISSYGVTRHRHVPEIEQGLSDVTQSKVTVSFTPHLMPMIRGMQSTIYVEMAPGVRTEDLHQQLKSSYEDEEFVKVLEEGVVPRTHNVRGSNYCFMNVFPDRIPGRAIIISVIDNLVKGASGQALQNLNIMLGLPETTGLLHQPLFP, from the exons ATGAGTAGCTTGTCGACATTGAGTTCAGTTTGCTTGGAACAAGGATGCTGGTTCAAG GGTGAAAGGAAGATACGGGTGGTAGCGGATAAGCGAGTGAAGAGGCCATCTTCGATGAGCTTCAGAGTTTCAGGGAATAGCGCTGAAAAGGATATTCGTATTGGTCTTCTTGGTGCAAGTGGCTACACTGGTGCTGAG ATCGTTAGGCTTCTTGCAAACCATCCGCATTTTGGTGTCACTCTGATGACTGCAGATAGAAAAGCTGGGCAGTCTATGGATAGCGTTTTCCCTCACCTCAGAGCTCAA AAACTACCTAGATTGATCTCAGTAAAGGATGCAGATTTCTCTACTGTCGATGCTGTCTTCTGCTGCTTACCTCACGGAACAACTCAg GAAATCATCAAGGGACTTCCCACCGCTTTAAAAATTGTTGATCTTTCAGCG GACTTCCGGTTGCGTGATATCTCTGAATATGAAGAATGGTATGGTCAGCCACACAAGGCAGTAGAGTTACAG AAAGAAGTTGTCTATGGCTTAACAGAGTTACTAAGGGATGACATCAGAAAGGCTCGCCTTGTGGCTAACCCAGGCTGTTACCCAACTTCGGTTCAGCTTCCTCTTGTTCCTCTACTAAAG GCAAATCTCATCAAACATGAAAACATAATCATCGATGCAAAATCTGGTGTTAGTGGAGCAG GACGTGGTGCTAAGGAGGCGAATCTTTACTCTGAGATAGCCGAAGGCATCTCTTCTTATGGTGTCACAAGGCATCGCCATG TTCCTGAAATTGAACAAGGGTTGTCTGATGTTACACAATCTAAAGTAACAGTCAGTTTCACGCCGCATCTCATGCCTATG ATCCGCGGAATGCAATCGACTATATATGTGGAAATGGCTCCTGGAGTTAGAACTGAAGACTTACACCAGCAGTTAAAATCGTCTTATGAG GATGAAGAATTTGTCAAAGTGTTGGAAGAAGGAGTTGTTCCTCGGACACACAATGTTAGAGGatcaaactattgtttcatgaATGTGTTCCCTGATCGTATACCTGGACGAGCTATCATAATCTCAGTG ATTGACAATCTTGTGAAAGGAGCTTCAGGGCAAGCGTTGCAGAATCTTAACATAATGTTGGGATTACCCGAAACAACGGGACTCCTACACCAGCCTCTTTTCCCATAA